The following are encoded in a window of Nibricoccus aquaticus genomic DNA:
- a CDS encoding YihY/virulence factor BrkB family protein, which produces MSRPPSPWNRLVKLVQKDIWQPAYLAERSFRGAFYATLRVVSITWTGLMETRATSRAAALAFSSLLGIGPLIGMAVLIAGFAAGKQDSDLVAKKLNDLIAFVAPQLNQYEANKAKGTPEGDANAAAISATSPHVNPELVTHINNFISATRSSAASGGITSAISLILIVLLLFTSIEGVFNDIWGVRRGRSWVTRIVFYWTILTLGAVIFFGALGAITLSNFDSTLKTHLGDDVAQVLIIALRSSSIVLLIGILTLFYRYIPNTRVFWRAALAGAVVVGVMIVCNNLIAAAYLSRVKLTSSLYGSLALPMILMFGLYVFWLVVLIGGQISYAVQNVHYRNSQAAWGSLSESTRERLTLIVLLTIGRRFQACLPPCSVAQLGGTIKVPTQIINEALNRLIDLNFISPVPASDEASANDFAYQPARPLSSITLGEFKEHFDSHGDDPAGDAIDGLDPLVEHYHASIRALADQTLFSKPLDTLFTEHAFDESRPPFTLGQPAPKKA; this is translated from the coding sequence ATGTCACGCCCTCCGTCGCCCTGGAACCGGCTCGTTAAGCTCGTCCAAAAAGACATCTGGCAGCCCGCCTACCTCGCGGAGCGCTCCTTCCGAGGCGCCTTCTACGCCACCCTCCGCGTCGTATCCATCACCTGGACCGGCCTCATGGAAACGCGCGCCACCAGCCGCGCCGCCGCCCTCGCCTTCTCCAGCCTCCTCGGCATCGGCCCTCTCATCGGCATGGCTGTCCTCATCGCCGGCTTCGCCGCCGGTAAACAAGACTCCGACCTCGTCGCCAAAAAGCTCAACGACCTCATCGCCTTCGTCGCCCCCCAGCTCAACCAGTACGAAGCCAACAAAGCCAAAGGCACCCCCGAGGGCGACGCGAACGCCGCCGCCATCTCCGCCACCTCGCCCCACGTCAACCCCGAGCTCGTCACTCACATCAACAACTTCATCAGCGCCACCCGATCCAGCGCCGCCAGCGGCGGCATCACCAGCGCCATTTCCCTCATCCTGATTGTTCTGCTCCTCTTCACCTCGATTGAAGGCGTCTTCAATGACATCTGGGGCGTCCGCCGCGGTCGCTCTTGGGTGACTCGCATCGTCTTCTATTGGACCATCCTCACGCTCGGCGCAGTGATCTTCTTCGGCGCACTCGGCGCAATCACTCTCTCCAACTTTGACAGCACTCTTAAAACACACCTGGGCGACGACGTCGCTCAAGTGCTGATCATCGCCCTCCGCTCCTCCTCCATCGTCCTGCTGATCGGCATCCTGACGCTCTTCTACCGCTACATCCCCAACACCCGCGTCTTCTGGCGCGCCGCCCTCGCCGGCGCCGTCGTCGTCGGCGTCATGATCGTCTGCAACAACCTCATCGCCGCCGCCTACCTCAGCCGCGTCAAACTCACCAGCAGCCTCTACGGATCACTCGCCCTCCCGATGATTCTCATGTTCGGCCTCTATGTCTTCTGGCTCGTCGTCCTCATCGGCGGACAAATCAGCTACGCCGTCCAAAACGTCCACTACCGCAACAGCCAGGCCGCCTGGGGCAGCCTCAGCGAATCCACCCGCGAACGCCTCACCCTCATTGTCCTGCTCACCATCGGCCGCCGCTTCCAGGCCTGCCTCCCCCCGTGCAGCGTCGCCCAGCTCGGCGGCACCATCAAAGTCCCCACCCAGATCATCAACGAGGCCCTCAACCGCCTCATCGATCTCAACTTCATCTCTCCCGTCCCCGCCTCCGACGAAGCCTCCGCCAACGATTTCGCCTACCAGCCCGCCCGCCCGCTCTCCAGTATCACCCTCGGCGAATTCAAAGAACACTTCGACTCCCACGGCGACGACCCCGCCGGCGACGCCATCGACGGTCTCGACCCCCTCGTCGAACACTACCACGCCTCCATCCGGGCCCTCGCCGACCAGACCCTTTTCTCGAAGCCACTCGACACCCTCTTCACCGAACACGCCTTCGACGAATCCCGCCCCCCCTTCACCCTCGGCCAGCCCGCCCCCAAAAAAGCTTAG